The nucleotide window AGAGCTTAAAATAACCGCATATCTGGTCTGCTGACCAGTGATCAGGGGAAGGCATGAAGATCGCAATAACCAGGCTTCGTGGCAAGGAACTGGATGATCAACAGAGATGCGCACGTCGTGGGCATGACTGTTACCCGGTTACACCACTAACAGGTGAGATCGACCAGGATCAAATTGATCTCTTCATAGAACAGGTAAAGGAAGAACGATTTGATTGTATATTTTTTACAAGTGCCCTTCCAGCCCATAAGATCGGACCCCTCCTTGGAAATTGCCCACTTCCCCGGGTTATTGCCATAGGTCCCCAAACAGCAAAAGCCCTCAGAGAATCAGGTGTTCCTTGTGAAGTGTTACATGAGTATTATTCTCGGGCTTTTGTTCCATACTTAGGTGAATGGATATCTGGGAAAATTATAGGAATACCCAGATCTGATGCTCCAAATCCAGGACTATTGCATGCAATTACTGATGCTGGTGGGATTGTTGAGGAATTCACAATATATTCACTTATACCCACCTACGAGGAACTTAATCTGACATTTGCAGAAGCAATTCTCTTCACAAGTGCATTATCATTTAAATCGGCAATATGGAAACGAAGAGAGGATCTGGTCATCGTTGCAATCGGAGAAGTAACCGCATCAGCCATGGAAGAGGCAGGGTTATCACCTGATGTTGTTGGCGACGGCTCCCTTGAAGGAACACTTGATGAATTAAACCTCTTTCTCCTGATGAATCCCTGAATTATCATGCAATCGATATCAGACATTAATCCAGTAAAAAAACCAGTAATCCCCTTACCCAACGGAGGAGGGATAATCCTTGTTGACAAACCAAGAGGACCGAGCAGCCATCAGGTGGCAGCATGGGTACGAGAGATGACAGGAGTTTCCCAGGTAGGTCATACTGGGACTTTAGATCCCCAGGTATCAGGTGTTCTTGTTGTGCTTCTCGGTAAGGCGGTCCGGCTGACTTCTATCCTTCATCTAGATGAAAAAGAGTATATCTGCCTGATGCGCCTGCAGGGGGATGTCAGTCAGCAGAACCTTGAAACCGCAATTTCAGAGTTTACAGGCAAAATATATCAGCGTCCTCCCCGTAGGAGTGCAGTTAAGCGTGCACTAAGAATCAGGGAGATCCTAGAACTTGAAATTTTAAGCCGTGAGGGGCGGCTGGTGCTACTCAGGGCCAGATGTGATTCTGGAACGTACATCAGATCACTTTGTCATCATATCGGAATGGCTCTTGGTGTCGGCGCACACATGCAAGAACTGCGAAGAAGCAGGTCTGCAGATTTCAGGGAGTCGCAGATTCATACTCTTCATGATGTCCGTGATGCGGTAGAAGCAGCAAAAGCTGGAAATCCGGATATTTTGTCTGGACTGCTTCTGCCGATGGAGAACTCAATAAAGCATCTGCCCACTGTAACAATCAAGGATTCAGCTGCCGGTGCAATATGCCATGGAGCACGCCTCTCAATGAGAGGAATTGTAAAAACGGACTCATTCCAAATGGATGATTTTGTTGCAATCTTTACTGACTCCGGGGATCTGATAGGTATCGGTGAGGCACTTATGAGTGCATCCCGGATTATTCCCAACGAAAAAGGACTCGCTGTTGCCCCGCGAATCATATTTCCTGATGCTGATGCATATCCTGCGATATGGAAAGGCCGCACAACACCAGGTGAGACCAGCAAGGCTTAAATCTGGAAGAGCTAACATTATAGGGCAATTCTTTTGCTGAGGTAGTCTAGTCTGGGAAGGCGCAAGATTGGAAATCTTGTGAGGCTTGCCTCTCGGGAGTTCAAATCTCCCCCTTAGCGTTTTTTTATAAACTGTTAATGTGAATAAGAGACTTCGGATCAATAAAAAAAAAGATTATGCGGATTTTGAAATCCAGTTTGCAATCCAGTCGCCTACCCCACTTGTCGTGGCTGAACCACCCATATCACGGGTGACAATCCCGTTGGCGATAGACGCTTCAATACCTTTAACGACTGCTTCACTTGCTTCTGCTTCTCCCAGATGGTCAAGCAGCAGTGCTCCTGCCCAGACAGTTGCAAGTGGATTGGCAACATTCAGACCTTTGTACTTCGGTGCTGAACCATGGATAGGTTCAAACATTGACGTTCCCTCGGGGTTGATATTCCCTCCAGGAGCAAGACCGAGCCCCCCCTGGATCATGGCACCCAGATCAGTGATGATATCACCGAACATATTTGGAGTAACAACCACATCGAACCATTCAGGGTTTTTAACAAACCACATGGTTATAGCATCCACATAATTGAACTCTGTTGTAATATCCGGGTTTTGTGCTGCAACATCTCTGAATACATCCCTCCAGAGGCCATATACATCTGAAAGAACATTGGCCTTATCAACCGAGGTCACTTTTTTCCTGCGTTTACGGGAGGCGTTAAAGGCATACTCCATAACTCGCCTTGAACCTTCCCGGGTCAGAACTCCAATCTGGTATGCAATCTCCTCTGCATCACTCTCAACATCAAGCCCAAACTTGACAGAATAGAGATTTCGCACGACCTCAAGTTGTTTCTTCTCTTTTCCCGAAAACCGGGATCCAATACCGACGTAGAAGTCCTCGGTATTCTCTCTTACTACAAGGAAATCTATATCCTTCGGACCTTTTCCTGCAAGAGGAGTATCCACACCGGCAAGCATCTTAACCGGTCTTAGGTTTACATACTGATCAAAGGCAAACCTGAGAGTCAGCAGAATTCCTTTCTCGAGAATTCCCGGAGTTACCCGATCATCCCCGATGGCACCGAAATATATTGCAGGGTATGAAGAGAGAGCATCAAGCTCTGCTTCACTTACCAGTTCTCCGGTCTTAAGATACCGTTCTGCACCAATATCAAAATCAGTCCAGCCGATCTCAAATCCATATCGCTCTCCTGCCGCATCAAGCACTTTACGACCAGATGCAATGATCTCAGGACCGATACCATCTCCACCAATGACAGCTACTTCATGCACAGGTCTTCACTCCTTATCTGTTTTGCATATTCTACAAGCCCACCAGCATCAATAATCTGCTGTAGAAATGTAGGTACGGGTTCGATGTCGAGTCTTCTCCCTGAAACATCGATATATCCTTCTGCAAAGTGCCCGGTTATCTGATCCTGCTCTGAGATCTCTCCGGCACGGGGGCAAATAACAGGGAGAAGCCCAACATTTACACTATTACGGTAAAAAATCCGGGCAAATGACTCTGCAATGACCACGCTGACTCCCGATCCAGTAAGGGCCAGAGGAGCATGTTCACGTGATGAACCACAACCGAAGTTGCGTCCTGCGACGATCATATCCCCTTTATTAACTCCTTGTGCAAACTCATCCCTGAATCCTTCAAAAGCGTGCTCTGAAAGACCCTTAGGATCATTAATGGTAAGGAACCTCCCCGGGATGATTGCATCTGTATCAATATTGTCGCCAAATTTCCAGACCCGCATCGTCACACCTCCCGGGGATCAGTAATAACCCCGTTGATTGCTGTGGCAGCAGCCGTGGCAGCAGATCCAAGATAGACCTTTCCTTCTGTAGAGCCCTGCCGTCCCTTGAAATTACGGTTAGATGTTGAGAAAGAGACCTCACCTGATGCTATGAGGCCAAACGAGCCTCCCATACATGGACCACAACAGGGTGCCTCAACAAGGGCTCCTGCTTCAACAAATCGTTCAATGATTCCTGCACGCAGGGTCTTCAGGTACTCAGGTTTTGACGCAGGAATAACCAGAACTCTGACATTGTCAGAGAAGGATCGATCTCCCAGCACTTCTGCAACCTCCTGCATATCCTCAAACCTCCCATTAGTACAGGATCCGATGAAGACCTGATCTACAGGTGTGCCAGCAATCTTGTCAACATCTACAACCTGATCAACGTTATGCGGAACAGCAACCTGTGGGACCAGATCACCTACATCAAACTCCATTCTGGACAAGTAAGAAGCACCATCATCACTCGTTAGATCTATAGGAGGACAGGAGGTCCTGCCCTTCAGATATTCAGTTGTAATCTGATCAGGCGGAACTATCCCGGCTTTTCCACCCATCTCAATAGCCATATTACAGCAGGTCATTCTCCCTGGCATCGGCATCGAAGAGACTGTATCACCAGTAAACTCAACCGCTTTATAGGTCGCCCCGTCTACCGTAATCTCCTTGATAATCTTCAGAATGAGATCCTTTGCTCCTACCCGTTTCGCAAATTTCCCGGTAATATCTGCTCTGATGCTCTCAGGAACACG belongs to Methanospirillum lacunae and includes:
- a CDS encoding uroporphyrinogen-III synthase is translated as MKIAITRLRGKELDDQQRCARRGHDCYPVTPLTGEIDQDQIDLFIEQVKEERFDCIFFTSALPAHKIGPLLGNCPLPRVIAIGPQTAKALRESGVPCEVLHEYYSRAFVPYLGEWISGKIIGIPRSDAPNPGLLHAITDAGGIVEEFTIYSLIPTYEELNLTFAEAILFTSALSFKSAIWKRREDLVIVAIGEVTASAMEEAGLSPDVVGDGSLEGTLDELNLFLLMNP
- a CDS encoding RNA-guided pseudouridylation complex pseudouridine synthase subunit Cbf5, whose translation is MQSISDINPVKKPVIPLPNGGGIILVDKPRGPSSHQVAAWVREMTGVSQVGHTGTLDPQVSGVLVVLLGKAVRLTSILHLDEKEYICLMRLQGDVSQQNLETAISEFTGKIYQRPPRRSAVKRALRIREILELEILSREGRLVLLRARCDSGTYIRSLCHHIGMALGVGAHMQELRRSRSADFRESQIHTLHDVRDAVEAAKAGNPDILSGLLLPMENSIKHLPTVTIKDSAAGAICHGARLSMRGIVKTDSFQMDDFVAIFTDSGDLIGIGEALMSASRIIPNEKGLAVAPRIIFPDADAYPAIWKGRTTPGETSKA
- a CDS encoding isocitrate/isopropylmalate dehydrogenase family protein, producing the protein MHEVAVIGGDGIGPEIIASGRKVLDAAGERYGFEIGWTDFDIGAERYLKTGELVSEAELDALSSYPAIYFGAIGDDRVTPGILEKGILLTLRFAFDQYVNLRPVKMLAGVDTPLAGKGPKDIDFLVVRENTEDFYVGIGSRFSGKEKKQLEVVRNLYSVKFGLDVESDAEEIAYQIGVLTREGSRRVMEYAFNASRKRRKKVTSVDKANVLSDVYGLWRDVFRDVAAQNPDITTEFNYVDAITMWFVKNPEWFDVVVTPNMFGDIITDLGAMIQGGLGLAPGGNINPEGTSMFEPIHGSAPKYKGLNVANPLATVWAGALLLDHLGEAEASEAVVKGIEASIANGIVTRDMGGSATTSGVGDWIANWISKSA
- a CDS encoding LeuD/DmdB family oxidoreductase small subunit produces the protein MRVWKFGDNIDTDAIIPGRFLTINDPKGLSEHAFEGFRDEFAQGVNKGDMIVAGRNFGCGSSREHAPLALTGSGVSVVIAESFARIFYRNSVNVGLLPVICPRAGEISEQDQITGHFAEGYIDVSGRRLDIEPVPTFLQQIIDAGGLVEYAKQIRSEDLCMK
- a CDS encoding 3-isopropylmalate dehydratase large subunit — its product is MEQTIVEKIFSRRCKKDVFAGEVVMAPVDGAMMHDITGPLAIEKFYEMGGTKVFDPKKVIMLFDHQTPADSLNAAENQKKMRAFGKEQGILNYDIKEGVCHQVTLEKGRVCPGDIVIGGDSHTCTYGAVGAFATGVGSTDLGFALRYGCLYFRVPESIRADITGKFAKRVGAKDLILKIIKEITVDGATYKAVEFTGDTVSSMPMPGRMTCCNMAIEMGGKAGIVPPDQITTEYLKGRTSCPPIDLTSDDGASYLSRMEFDVGDLVPQVAVPHNVDQVVDVDKIAGTPVDQVFIGSCTNGRFEDMQEVAEVLGDRSFSDNVRVLVIPASKPEYLKTLRAGIIERFVEAGALVEAPCCGPCMGGSFGLIASGEVSFSTSNRNFKGRQGSTEGKVYLGSAATAAATAINGVITDPREV